A stretch of Myxococcus hansupus DNA encodes these proteins:
- a CDS encoding slipin family protein — translation MQLTGLLGLLIPLAILFMLFLSGVRIVNEYQNGVVFRLGRFVGLKRAGFRWLIPFVERMVIIDLRTVARDVPPQDVITRDNVSVKVNAVVYFRVIHADKAVLQVEDYLYATSQLAQTTLRSILGQVDLDQLLSERDRINHEIQQVLDARTDPWGVKVSNVEVKHIDLPSEMQRAIARQAEAERERRAKIIAAEGEHQAAEKLSMAAKVLSRYPATLQLRYLQTLVEITTGGNHTILPIPLDLLRTLGGVKARLEQADDELTERYGDAEDEEGPPAGGLS, via the coding sequence ATGCAACTGACCGGGCTGCTCGGACTGCTCATCCCCCTCGCCATCCTCTTCATGCTGTTCCTGTCCGGCGTGCGAATCGTCAACGAGTACCAGAACGGCGTGGTGTTCCGGCTCGGGCGCTTCGTGGGCCTCAAACGCGCGGGCTTCCGCTGGCTCATCCCGTTCGTGGAGCGCATGGTCATCATCGACCTGCGCACCGTGGCGCGAGACGTACCCCCACAGGACGTCATCACCCGGGACAACGTGAGCGTGAAGGTCAACGCCGTCGTCTACTTCCGCGTCATCCACGCGGACAAGGCGGTGCTCCAGGTGGAGGACTACCTCTACGCCACCAGCCAGCTCGCCCAGACGACGCTGCGCTCCATCCTGGGACAGGTGGACCTGGACCAGCTCCTCTCCGAGCGCGACCGCATCAACCACGAGATTCAACAGGTGCTCGACGCACGCACCGACCCGTGGGGCGTCAAGGTGTCCAACGTGGAGGTGAAGCACATCGACCTGCCCTCGGAGATGCAGCGGGCCATCGCGCGGCAGGCCGAAGCCGAGCGCGAGCGCCGCGCGAAAATCATCGCCGCCGAGGGCGAACACCAGGCCGCCGAGAAGCTCTCCATGGCCGCCAAGGTCCTCAGCCGCTACCCGGCCACCCTCCAGCTCCGCTACCTCCAGACGCTGGTGGAAATCACCACCGGCGGCAACCACACCATCCTGCCCATCCCGCTCGACCTGCTGCGCACGCTCGGCGGCGTGAAGGCCCGCCTGGAACAGGCCGATGACGAGCTCACGGAGCGCTACGGAGACGCGGAGGACGAGGAAGGTCCTCCGGCGGGCGGCCTGTCCTGA
- a CDS encoding DUF2721 domain-containing protein codes for MNGVAEIVDLSSIQLIGTAVTPAVMVSACGIVATGLDNQIARMTTRIREMTREWRLLPEGHIRRGLLRQEVAILDRRHAILARAIGFTYTALLAFVVTSLLYLTKRQTQIPETLPVVSFSVGVVLLGATALLVLASLRLSRRAIKLERQELFDESLPPPVS; via the coding sequence ATGAATGGCGTCGCGGAAATCGTGGACCTCTCCTCCATCCAGCTCATCGGCACGGCGGTGACGCCGGCGGTGATGGTGTCGGCGTGTGGCATCGTGGCGACGGGGTTGGACAACCAGATTGCGCGCATGACGACGCGCATCCGGGAGATGACGCGTGAATGGCGCCTGCTTCCGGAGGGGCACATCCGGCGCGGCCTGTTGCGGCAGGAGGTGGCCATCCTGGACCGCCGGCACGCCATCCTCGCCCGGGCCATCGGCTTCACCTACACGGCGCTGCTGGCCTTCGTGGTGACGTCGCTGCTGTACCTGACGAAGCGGCAGACGCAGATTCCGGAGACCCTTCCGGTGGTGTCCTTCTCCGTGGGCGTGGTGTTGCTCGGCGCGACGGCGCTGCTGGTGCTGGCCTCGCTGCGGCTGAGCCGTCGGGCCATCAAGCTGGAGCGGCAGGAACTCTTCGACGAATCGCTCCCGCCGCCCGTTTCCTAG
- a CDS encoding MerR family transcriptional regulator, which yields MSTPKTQTEWKLAELAEAVGVSSRTVRYYVQRGLLPAPPFRGPDTVYGEEHLVRLKAIRVLQARFLPLDAIQVELQRLPLDELRRLAESDATPTPPVYAQPAPATVAPMPTARRPDAGLNRYERWELLPGLELHVSEAADTKTRALAERVRALIAEFQEKDKP from the coding sequence GTGAGCACGCCAAAGACACAGACCGAATGGAAGTTGGCGGAGCTGGCCGAGGCGGTGGGCGTCTCGTCGCGCACGGTGCGCTACTACGTCCAACGCGGGCTGTTGCCCGCGCCGCCCTTCCGGGGCCCAGACACCGTGTACGGGGAGGAGCACCTCGTCCGGCTCAAGGCCATCCGCGTTCTACAGGCGCGGTTCCTCCCGCTGGATGCCATCCAGGTGGAGCTGCAACGCCTGCCCCTGGATGAACTGCGGCGTCTGGCCGAATCGGACGCCACCCCCACGCCCCCGGTGTACGCGCAGCCAGCGCCCGCCACGGTGGCGCCAATGCCAACGGCGCGCAGACCGGACGCGGGCCTGAATCGTTACGAGCGCTGGGAGTTGCTCCCGGGGCTGGAGCTGCACGTCTCGGAAGCGGCGGACACGAAGACCCGGGCGCTCGCGGAACGCGTTCGCGCCCTCATCGCGGAGTTTCAGGAAAAGGATAAGCCATGA